Proteins encoded together in one Labrus bergylta chromosome 20, fLabBer1.1, whole genome shotgun sequence window:
- the LOC109992735 gene encoding suppressor of tumorigenicity 14 protein isoform X3, translating to MRNHLKSKTCEVYCVSGHGRSGCSAAQFLELYESSPWSSYYLHSGITAFSEGAEGLNVFYWSKFSAPDDVATAIRGSSPETLQRRLPGSNKVLRDSRYEQRYYMEQDDDMLHLLGLDPDDFESEEKSDKSKNPNSIQSGKWQLGFQAMSFDLYAKYGNNRTLSLVSPKKPYYQWRLRVPSGHVVRLVVLTLHGATPGSCTAHKLSAYDFLLPLQNKIIARWCGLPVSGPSPVMKLTSSGNVMLVTFSFSRQRDGAIFKAYFQAIPKAGCGGSLSSWNGSISSPYYPAYYPPNVDCTWMLRAPLPGYLISITIVMMDIQDASSDGCEKDWLDIGGVKLCNPVSDSSKKRVYPSPVSLHFHSDESLTHKGFHLLYRAFSPEGTCPRQFRCGDGRCVPLRKVCDGARDCSDGRDEARCSSCKPGEVLCGNGQCRPHSSQCVSQITCQDSSEEAPCGGKCYHMCPNKVCLPKSSVCDGVIDCKDRSDEFNCTRAYFKGCSSSSYKCANGKCVNKVNPECDGVKDCFDGSDELRCGCGTRPRKRTKIVGGSDAGAGSWPWQVSLQMDRYGHVCGATLVASRWLMSAAHCFQDSDAIKYSDARAWRAYMGMRVMTTGNNGAATRPIRRILLHPQYDQFTSDYDIALLELSAPVFFSDLVQPVCVPAPSHTFTTGTNCYVTGWGVLMEDGELASRLQEASVKIINRNTCNKLYDDAVTPRMLCAGNLQGGVDACQGDSGGPLVCLERGRRWFLAGIVSWGEGCARLNRPGVYTQVVKFTDWIHQQTKGQV from the exons ATGAGGAATCACCTTAAAAGCAAGACTTGTGAAGTGTACTGCGTCTCCGGGCATGGACGTTCAGGCTGCTCCGCTGCACAG ttCTTGGAGCTCTACGAGTCCTCACCATGGAGCTCTTACTACCTGCACTCAGGAATCACTGCTTTCAG TGAAGGAGCAGAAGGGCTCAACGTCTTCTACTGGAGTAAATTTTCTGCCCCGGACGACGTTGCCACGGCGATCAGGGGGTCCAGCCCAGAGACGCTGCAGCGAAGGCTTCCTGGAAGCAACAAGGTGCTGCGGGACAGCCGCTATGAGCAGCGATATTACATGGAGCAAGATGATGACATGCTCCACCTGCTGG gtTTGGACCCTGATGACTTTGAATCTGAGGAAAAATCAGACAAGAGTAAGAATCCAAACAGCATCCAAAGCGGGAAGTGGCAGCTTGGTTTTCAAG CGATGTCCTTTGACCTCTATGCAAAGTACGGCAACAATCGCACCCTGAGCCTCGTGAGTCCCAAGAAGCCATACTACCAGTGGCGTCTTCGTGTGCCATCAGGCCACGTGGTCCGACTCGTGGTCCTCACCCTGCACGGTGCCACTCCAGGAAGCTGCACTGCCCACAAGCTCTCAGCCTACGACTTCTTACTTCCTTTACAGAACAAGATCATCGCCAG GTGGTGTGGGCTACCTGTTTCGGGTCCGTCCCCCGTCATGAAGCTGACTTCCTCTGGGAATGTGATGTTGGTCACCTTCTCCTTCAGTAGACAGAGGGATGGAGCCATCTTCAAAGCCTACTTTCAAGCTATCCCTAAAGCAG GTTGTGGAGGGTCATTATCCTCCTGGAATGGCTCTATTTCCTCACCCTACTATCCCGCCTATTACCCTCCTAATGTTGACTGCACCTGGATGTTACGG GCACCACTGCCTGGATACCTGATCTCAATCACTATCGTGATGATGGACATTCAGGATGCATCATCCGATGGCTGTGAGAAAGACTGGCTGGACATCGGAGGGGTCAA ACTGTGTAATCCAGTGTCAGACAGCAGCAAAAAGAGAGTCTATCCCTCTCCTGTCTCCCTTCATTTCCATTCAGATGAATCTCTCACTCACAAGGGCTTCCACTTGCTCTACCGGGCGTTCTCTCCAGAGGGCA CCTGTCCTCGCCAGTTTCGCTGTGGAGATGGGCGCTGTGTTCCTCTGAGGAAGGTGTGTGATGGAGCAAGAGACTGCTCGGATGGAAGAGACGAGGCCAGATGCT CATCCTGCAAGCCAGGTGAAGTATTGTGTGGGAATGGCCAATGCAGGCCACACAGCAGCCAATGTGTGAGCCAAATCACCTGCCAGGACAGCAGTGAAGAGGCCCCCTGTG gAGGTAAATGTTACCACATGTGTCCCAACAAGGTGTGCCTTCCCaagtcatcagtgtgtgatggtgttATCGACTGCAAAGACCGCAGCGATGAGTTCAACTGTACAAGAGCGT aCTTCAAAGgctgctcttcctcctcataCAAATGTGCCAACGGAAAGTGTGTGAATAAGGTGAACCCAGAGTGTGACGGAGTCAAAGACTGTTTTGATGGCTCCGACGAGCTGCGCTGTG GCTGTGGTACCAGGCCCAGGAAGCGTACTAAGATAGTGGGTGGTTCAGATGCGGGGGCTGGGTCATGGCCATGGCAGGTCAGCCTCCAGATGGATCGCTACGGACACGTCTGTGGAGCTACGCTGGTCGCCAGCCGCTGGCTCATGTCTGCGGCTCACTGCTTCCAGGACTCAGACGCCATTAA ATACTCAGATGCCCGTGCATGGCGGGCCTACATGGGAATGCGTGTGATGACTACAGGGAACAACGGAGCAGCGACAAGACCGATCCGTCGCATCCTCCTCCACCCGCAGTACGACCAATTCACCTCCGACTACGACATCGCACTTCTGGAGCTCAGTGCTCCCGTCTTCTTCAGCGACTTggtgcagcctgtgtgtgtccctgcaccctcacacaccttcacaacaGGGACCAACTGCTACGTCACAGGCTGGGGGGTTCTTATGGAGGACG GTGAGCTTGCCTCTCGCTTACAAGAGGCCTCAGTGAAGATCATCAACAGGAACACTTGCAATAAGCTTTACGACGATGCTGTCACTCCCAGGATGCTGTGTGCTGGCAATCTGCAGGGAGGGGTGGACGCCTGccag GGTGACTCCGGAGGCCCGTTGGTGTGTCTGGAGCGAGGCAGGCGTTGGTTCCTGGCAGGGATTGTGAGTTGGGGTGAGGGCTGTGCAAGACTTAATCGCCCCGGCGTCTATACACAGGTGGTCAAATTCACGGACTGGATCCATCAGCAGACTAAAGGACAGGTGTGA
- the LOC109992735 gene encoding suppressor of tumorigenicity 14 protein isoform X2, with protein MLGLLPFFPFTAAIALTLHFLTSPPSSVFFLGGSVEFPNLSFTSELTDSTSPQFRLQAQALNQYFLELYESSPWSSYYLHSGITAFSEGAEGLNVFYWSKFSAPDDVATAIRGSSPETLQRRLPGSNKVLRDSRYEQRYYMEQDDDMLHLLGLDPDDFESEEKSDKSKNPNSIQSGKWQLGFQAMSFDLYAKYGNNRTLSLVSPKKPYYQWRLRVPSGHVVRLVVLTLHGATPGSCTAHKLSAYDFLLPLQNKIIARWCGLPVSGPSPVMKLTSSGNVMLVTFSFSRQRDGAIFKAYFQAIPKAGCGGSLSSWNGSISSPYYPAYYPPNVDCTWMLRAPLPGYLISITIVMMDIQDASSDGCEKDWLDIGGVKLCNPVSDSSKKRVYPSPVSLHFHSDESLTHKGFHLLYRAFSPEGTCPRQFRCGDGRCVPLRKVCDGARDCSDGRDEARCSSCKPGEVLCGNGQCRPHSSQCVSQITCQDSSEEAPCGGKCYHMCPNKVCLPKSSVCDGVIDCKDRSDEFNCTRAYFKGCSSSSYKCANGKCVNKVNPECDGVKDCFDGSDELRCGCGTRPRKRTKIVGGSDAGAGSWPWQVSLQMDRYGHVCGATLVASRWLMSAAHCFQDSDAIKYSDARAWRAYMGMRVMTTGNNGAATRPIRRILLHPQYDQFTSDYDIALLELSAPVFFSDLVQPVCVPAPSHTFTTGTNCYVTGWGVLMEDGELASRLQEASVKIINRNTCNKLYDDAVTPRMLCAGNLQGGVDACQGDSGGPLVCLERGRRWFLAGIVSWGEGCARLNRPGVYTQVVKFTDWIHQQTKGQV; from the exons ATGTTGGGTCTCCTGCCTTTCTTCCCCTTCACTGCTGCCATTGCACTCACCCTCCACTTCTTAACAT ctccacccTCCTCAGTGTTTTTCCTTGGTGGCAGCGTGGAGTTCCCAAACTTGAGCTTCACCTCAGAGCTGACTGACTCCACCTCCCCTCAGTTCCGCCTGCAGGCTCAGGCCTTGAACCAATAT ttCTTGGAGCTCTACGAGTCCTCACCATGGAGCTCTTACTACCTGCACTCAGGAATCACTGCTTTCAG TGAAGGAGCAGAAGGGCTCAACGTCTTCTACTGGAGTAAATTTTCTGCCCCGGACGACGTTGCCACGGCGATCAGGGGGTCCAGCCCAGAGACGCTGCAGCGAAGGCTTCCTGGAAGCAACAAGGTGCTGCGGGACAGCCGCTATGAGCAGCGATATTACATGGAGCAAGATGATGACATGCTCCACCTGCTGG gtTTGGACCCTGATGACTTTGAATCTGAGGAAAAATCAGACAAGAGTAAGAATCCAAACAGCATCCAAAGCGGGAAGTGGCAGCTTGGTTTTCAAG CGATGTCCTTTGACCTCTATGCAAAGTACGGCAACAATCGCACCCTGAGCCTCGTGAGTCCCAAGAAGCCATACTACCAGTGGCGTCTTCGTGTGCCATCAGGCCACGTGGTCCGACTCGTGGTCCTCACCCTGCACGGTGCCACTCCAGGAAGCTGCACTGCCCACAAGCTCTCAGCCTACGACTTCTTACTTCCTTTACAGAACAAGATCATCGCCAG GTGGTGTGGGCTACCTGTTTCGGGTCCGTCCCCCGTCATGAAGCTGACTTCCTCTGGGAATGTGATGTTGGTCACCTTCTCCTTCAGTAGACAGAGGGATGGAGCCATCTTCAAAGCCTACTTTCAAGCTATCCCTAAAGCAG GTTGTGGAGGGTCATTATCCTCCTGGAATGGCTCTATTTCCTCACCCTACTATCCCGCCTATTACCCTCCTAATGTTGACTGCACCTGGATGTTACGG GCACCACTGCCTGGATACCTGATCTCAATCACTATCGTGATGATGGACATTCAGGATGCATCATCCGATGGCTGTGAGAAAGACTGGCTGGACATCGGAGGGGTCAA ACTGTGTAATCCAGTGTCAGACAGCAGCAAAAAGAGAGTCTATCCCTCTCCTGTCTCCCTTCATTTCCATTCAGATGAATCTCTCACTCACAAGGGCTTCCACTTGCTCTACCGGGCGTTCTCTCCAGAGGGCA CCTGTCCTCGCCAGTTTCGCTGTGGAGATGGGCGCTGTGTTCCTCTGAGGAAGGTGTGTGATGGAGCAAGAGACTGCTCGGATGGAAGAGACGAGGCCAGATGCT CATCCTGCAAGCCAGGTGAAGTATTGTGTGGGAATGGCCAATGCAGGCCACACAGCAGCCAATGTGTGAGCCAAATCACCTGCCAGGACAGCAGTGAAGAGGCCCCCTGTG gAGGTAAATGTTACCACATGTGTCCCAACAAGGTGTGCCTTCCCaagtcatcagtgtgtgatggtgttATCGACTGCAAAGACCGCAGCGATGAGTTCAACTGTACAAGAGCGT aCTTCAAAGgctgctcttcctcctcataCAAATGTGCCAACGGAAAGTGTGTGAATAAGGTGAACCCAGAGTGTGACGGAGTCAAAGACTGTTTTGATGGCTCCGACGAGCTGCGCTGTG GCTGTGGTACCAGGCCCAGGAAGCGTACTAAGATAGTGGGTGGTTCAGATGCGGGGGCTGGGTCATGGCCATGGCAGGTCAGCCTCCAGATGGATCGCTACGGACACGTCTGTGGAGCTACGCTGGTCGCCAGCCGCTGGCTCATGTCTGCGGCTCACTGCTTCCAGGACTCAGACGCCATTAA ATACTCAGATGCCCGTGCATGGCGGGCCTACATGGGAATGCGTGTGATGACTACAGGGAACAACGGAGCAGCGACAAGACCGATCCGTCGCATCCTCCTCCACCCGCAGTACGACCAATTCACCTCCGACTACGACATCGCACTTCTGGAGCTCAGTGCTCCCGTCTTCTTCAGCGACTTggtgcagcctgtgtgtgtccctgcaccctcacacaccttcacaacaGGGACCAACTGCTACGTCACAGGCTGGGGGGTTCTTATGGAGGACG GTGAGCTTGCCTCTCGCTTACAAGAGGCCTCAGTGAAGATCATCAACAGGAACACTTGCAATAAGCTTTACGACGATGCTGTCACTCCCAGGATGCTGTGTGCTGGCAATCTGCAGGGAGGGGTGGACGCCTGccag GGTGACTCCGGAGGCCCGTTGGTGTGTCTGGAGCGAGGCAGGCGTTGGTTCCTGGCAGGGATTGTGAGTTGGGGTGAGGGCTGTGCAAGACTTAATCGCCCCGGCGTCTATACACAGGTGGTCAAATTCACGGACTGGATCCATCAGCAGACTAAAGGACAGGTGTGA
- the LOC109992735 gene encoding suppressor of tumorigenicity 14 protein homolog isoform X1, translating into MRNHLKSKTCEVYCVSGHGRSGCSAAQGEGEPKEPTQSLSPPTKPEEKAEGGQAPACGSWRRWMLGLLPFFPFTAAIALTLHFLTSPPSSVFFLGGSVEFPNLSFTSELTDSTSPQFRLQAQALNQYFLELYESSPWSSYYLHSGITAFSEGAEGLNVFYWSKFSAPDDVATAIRGSSPETLQRRLPGSNKVLRDSRYEQRYYMEQDDDMLHLLGLDPDDFESEEKSDKSKNPNSIQSGKWQLGFQAMSFDLYAKYGNNRTLSLVSPKKPYYQWRLRVPSGHVVRLVVLTLHGATPGSCTAHKLSAYDFLLPLQNKIIARWCGLPVSGPSPVMKLTSSGNVMLVTFSFSRQRDGAIFKAYFQAIPKAGCGGSLSSWNGSISSPYYPAYYPPNVDCTWMLRAPLPGYLISITIVMMDIQDASSDGCEKDWLDIGGVKLCNPVSDSSKKRVYPSPVSLHFHSDESLTHKGFHLLYRAFSPEGTCPRQFRCGDGRCVPLRKVCDGARDCSDGRDEARCSSCKPGEVLCGNGQCRPHSSQCVSQITCQDSSEEAPCGGKCYHMCPNKVCLPKSSVCDGVIDCKDRSDEFNCTRAYFKGCSSSSYKCANGKCVNKVNPECDGVKDCFDGSDELRCGCGTRPRKRTKIVGGSDAGAGSWPWQVSLQMDRYGHVCGATLVASRWLMSAAHCFQDSDAIKYSDARAWRAYMGMRVMTTGNNGAATRPIRRILLHPQYDQFTSDYDIALLELSAPVFFSDLVQPVCVPAPSHTFTTGTNCYVTGWGVLMEDGELASRLQEASVKIINRNTCNKLYDDAVTPRMLCAGNLQGGVDACQGDSGGPLVCLERGRRWFLAGIVSWGEGCARLNRPGVYTQVVKFTDWIHQQTKGQV; encoded by the exons ATGAGGAATCACCTTAAAAGCAAGACTTGTGAAGTGTACTGCGTCTCCGGGCATGGACGTTCAGGCTGCTCCGCTGCACAG GGAGAGGGGGAGCCGAAGGAGCCCACCCAGTCACTGAGCCCTCCAACGAAGCCAGAAGAGAAGGCGGAGGGGGGGCAAgctccggcctgtggctcctggAGGAGATGGATGTTGGGTCTCCTGCCTTTCTTCCCCTTCACTGCTGCCATTGCACTCACCCTCCACTTCTTAACAT ctccacccTCCTCAGTGTTTTTCCTTGGTGGCAGCGTGGAGTTCCCAAACTTGAGCTTCACCTCAGAGCTGACTGACTCCACCTCCCCTCAGTTCCGCCTGCAGGCTCAGGCCTTGAACCAATAT ttCTTGGAGCTCTACGAGTCCTCACCATGGAGCTCTTACTACCTGCACTCAGGAATCACTGCTTTCAG TGAAGGAGCAGAAGGGCTCAACGTCTTCTACTGGAGTAAATTTTCTGCCCCGGACGACGTTGCCACGGCGATCAGGGGGTCCAGCCCAGAGACGCTGCAGCGAAGGCTTCCTGGAAGCAACAAGGTGCTGCGGGACAGCCGCTATGAGCAGCGATATTACATGGAGCAAGATGATGACATGCTCCACCTGCTGG gtTTGGACCCTGATGACTTTGAATCTGAGGAAAAATCAGACAAGAGTAAGAATCCAAACAGCATCCAAAGCGGGAAGTGGCAGCTTGGTTTTCAAG CGATGTCCTTTGACCTCTATGCAAAGTACGGCAACAATCGCACCCTGAGCCTCGTGAGTCCCAAGAAGCCATACTACCAGTGGCGTCTTCGTGTGCCATCAGGCCACGTGGTCCGACTCGTGGTCCTCACCCTGCACGGTGCCACTCCAGGAAGCTGCACTGCCCACAAGCTCTCAGCCTACGACTTCTTACTTCCTTTACAGAACAAGATCATCGCCAG GTGGTGTGGGCTACCTGTTTCGGGTCCGTCCCCCGTCATGAAGCTGACTTCCTCTGGGAATGTGATGTTGGTCACCTTCTCCTTCAGTAGACAGAGGGATGGAGCCATCTTCAAAGCCTACTTTCAAGCTATCCCTAAAGCAG GTTGTGGAGGGTCATTATCCTCCTGGAATGGCTCTATTTCCTCACCCTACTATCCCGCCTATTACCCTCCTAATGTTGACTGCACCTGGATGTTACGG GCACCACTGCCTGGATACCTGATCTCAATCACTATCGTGATGATGGACATTCAGGATGCATCATCCGATGGCTGTGAGAAAGACTGGCTGGACATCGGAGGGGTCAA ACTGTGTAATCCAGTGTCAGACAGCAGCAAAAAGAGAGTCTATCCCTCTCCTGTCTCCCTTCATTTCCATTCAGATGAATCTCTCACTCACAAGGGCTTCCACTTGCTCTACCGGGCGTTCTCTCCAGAGGGCA CCTGTCCTCGCCAGTTTCGCTGTGGAGATGGGCGCTGTGTTCCTCTGAGGAAGGTGTGTGATGGAGCAAGAGACTGCTCGGATGGAAGAGACGAGGCCAGATGCT CATCCTGCAAGCCAGGTGAAGTATTGTGTGGGAATGGCCAATGCAGGCCACACAGCAGCCAATGTGTGAGCCAAATCACCTGCCAGGACAGCAGTGAAGAGGCCCCCTGTG gAGGTAAATGTTACCACATGTGTCCCAACAAGGTGTGCCTTCCCaagtcatcagtgtgtgatggtgttATCGACTGCAAAGACCGCAGCGATGAGTTCAACTGTACAAGAGCGT aCTTCAAAGgctgctcttcctcctcataCAAATGTGCCAACGGAAAGTGTGTGAATAAGGTGAACCCAGAGTGTGACGGAGTCAAAGACTGTTTTGATGGCTCCGACGAGCTGCGCTGTG GCTGTGGTACCAGGCCCAGGAAGCGTACTAAGATAGTGGGTGGTTCAGATGCGGGGGCTGGGTCATGGCCATGGCAGGTCAGCCTCCAGATGGATCGCTACGGACACGTCTGTGGAGCTACGCTGGTCGCCAGCCGCTGGCTCATGTCTGCGGCTCACTGCTTCCAGGACTCAGACGCCATTAA ATACTCAGATGCCCGTGCATGGCGGGCCTACATGGGAATGCGTGTGATGACTACAGGGAACAACGGAGCAGCGACAAGACCGATCCGTCGCATCCTCCTCCACCCGCAGTACGACCAATTCACCTCCGACTACGACATCGCACTTCTGGAGCTCAGTGCTCCCGTCTTCTTCAGCGACTTggtgcagcctgtgtgtgtccctgcaccctcacacaccttcacaacaGGGACCAACTGCTACGTCACAGGCTGGGGGGTTCTTATGGAGGACG GTGAGCTTGCCTCTCGCTTACAAGAGGCCTCAGTGAAGATCATCAACAGGAACACTTGCAATAAGCTTTACGACGATGCTGTCACTCCCAGGATGCTGTGTGCTGGCAATCTGCAGGGAGGGGTGGACGCCTGccag GGTGACTCCGGAGGCCCGTTGGTGTGTCTGGAGCGAGGCAGGCGTTGGTTCCTGGCAGGGATTGTGAGTTGGGGTGAGGGCTGTGCAAGACTTAATCGCCCCGGCGTCTATACACAGGTGGTCAAATTCACGGACTGGATCCATCAGCAGACTAAAGGACAGGTGTGA